CGTGATCTTCCGAGTCACGAAGGTGGGGCCGCGACGCGGACTCTCGTGATTGAACAGGATGCCGTTGCAGGCCCAGAGGTTGTAGCCTTCACGATAGTTGGCAGTCATCCAATAGGCATACAGTTTGGCCGCGGCATACGGGCTTCTGGGACGAAACGGGGTGAGTTCGCTCTGGGGAGCGGGTGAATCGCCATAGAGTTCGGAACTCGACGCCTGGTAGAACCGCGTGGTGATACCGCTGCGGCGAATCGCCTCAAGCAGCCGGGTGACGCCCATGCCGGTCACTTCACCGGTATATTCCGGCATATCAAAGCTGACCTTCACGTGGGATTGCGCGCCCAGGTTGTAGATCTCATCCGGGCGGATGTTGTACACGACATTCGCTAGTTGCTCGCTGTTGGCCAAATCCCCGTAATGCAGATGCAGCCGTGCGCCGGCCTCATGCGGATCCTGAAAGAGATGATCGATCCGGCCGGTGTTGAACGTGCTCGCCCGCCGCACGATCCCATGGACCTCGTAGCCCTTTCCAAGCAACAGCTCGGCGAGATAGGAACCGTCCTGCCCGGTGATGCCCGTGATGAGTGCCCGCTTCATGCCGCCCTCCTCTTCGCGTCCTGCTCCAGGGCCAAGGTCGCACGCCACCAGTCGACCAGTCGGCGCAAGCCCTGCTCCAACGAAGTTTGGGCCTTGAAACCCAGCATCCGAGCCGCCTTTTCCGTGGACGCCAAACGCCGCGGCACCGGGTTTACCGCTCGCGGCGGCCCGTGCTCCGGCCTGAGCGAACACCCCATGACACCCAGCAGCTGCCTGGCCAAGTCATTCAGGCTGGTCTCCACCTCGGTGGCGACGTTGAATACTTCGTCGGTGACCGACGACTTGGCTGCCAGCACGTTGGCGCGCGCGATGTCCTCGACATAGACGAAATCCATCGTTTGCGTGCCGTCGCCCAGAATGATCGGTGCCTGTCCTTGCGCGATGCGTTCCATCCAGCGGATCAGGACTTCGGTGTAGGCGCCGTACACGTCCATGCGCGGGCCATACACATTGAAGTAGCGCAGTGCGACGTACGGCAATCCATACATGTCGTTGAAGCTGCGCAACAGCCCCTCGTTGAAAGCTTTGGCCGCGCCGTACAACGTCCGGTTGTTGTACGGGTGGTGGTGTTCGGTCGTGGGAAACTCCTCGGCCAGTCCGTAGATCGACGCGGAAGAGGCCGCGACGACTTTCTTGACCCCTGCTTGCACCGCTGCTTCGAGGACATTGAACGTCCCGTCCGCCAGGACTTCGAGAGCCAGCCGTGGCTCCTTGGCGCATTGCGTGATCCGAATCGCCGCCTGATGAAATACGATCTCGATCCCCTTCATGGCCCGAGCGACCTGGTCCGTATTTCGGATGTCTCCCTCGATCAGCGTGACCTTGCCATGCTGCATGGCCCAGGCCAGATTCTCGCGACGTCCCCGCGAGAAATTATCGAGCACAACGATTTCTCCGACCCCTTCACGAACCAGGAGGTCCGCGATGTGGGAGCCGATCAAGCCGGCTCCTCCCGTGATGAGGATTCTTGTGCCCTTCATACGTTCTCCTTGGTCAGGCCGCGTTCCGTCCAATGGACGCGAGAGGGACGAGATTGCCCTGCGAACCGGTAGCCGGCATCGGAGGCGGAGCATCGGCCACCTTACGTTTGCCCATCACCGCATCCACGGCCAACTCAAATCCCCACTCCCAGCGCATGCCCATCCAATCGGTGCAGGGACCGCAGAGGTGGTGTGCGTCGGAGAACCGCTTCTCAAGGTGCGCCTTGCGCAGCCGCGCGTATTCCTCGCTGTGCCACAATTCCCGGATCGAGTGGGTCCCGACCATGCCGATGGCGGTTTTTTCCAGCCAGTCCACGACACAGAACCGAATCGAGCCGTCGCAACCGATCGTGATCCGCTTCCAGAGCTGCGGGCAGGGCCAGCGCTCCACACCCTTCATCTGATCCACCACCGTGCCCGGCTTGTCCGGTGTGAGGCCCAGGTTCGAGAGGTATCCGCGAACGATCACCCTGTCGACCAAGGGCGTCCAGTACTTCACGAACTCATCCACCTCGGCCTGGGTAATCTCCGGTTGCACGATGATGCTCAACATGATCTTCGTCTGAGCCTTCAAGCGATCGCGAAGATAGAGCAGCCGATGGATATTCGACCAGACCCGGTGATAGTCCGCCCCGACGCGAATGCGCTCGTAGGAGTCCTTCTTCGCCGCATCCAGACTGATGTCGATCAAATCGATGCCGATTTCCAGCAGCCGTTCCATCATGGTCTTGCGCGGATGCCGCTTCCCCTGCTCAATCGCCGGGTTGTCCAGCAACATGCCGTTGGTGGTCAGGCCGACCGGCTTGACGCCCTTTGCCTTGGCGTAGGCGGTCTGATCCAGGAACTGCGGATGGATCAGGGCCTCCCCGTCCGGCGAATACCGCAACAATGTGATCGGATATCGCGAGATCTCATCAATGGCCTTGGTGTAGATATCCCAATCCATATACGTGGCATGGTAATCCGGCCGATCCGGAAACCCTTGCCCTTGCGGGCAATGCACGCAACGCAGGTTACACACGTTGGTGTTCTCCAACGTGATGATGGAGGGGAAGTCCTCCGCTGCCGGCGTTGCAAAACTGTAGACGGGACTCGGTGTAGCCATGCTTGCGTCTCCTTTTCCACTCATCCTTTGGCAAACCGTTGCTGTGCGAAGTTTGTTTCGAACACGCCGAACGGCACGACGTAGTGCCACGGGTACTCGCGTTTGATCCCCTCCGGACCCAAGGCCTTGATGCGATCAGGCGATCCGAACATCTTGGTGAGGAAGTGATAGGGCCGATCAAGACTGCCCCACTGCCGTTTGTACTCATACACGCCGCAGCGCTTGTTGGCCGAGGACTGCCAGTTGTAGACGGTCAGCCCCTGTCCCCTGGCCCATTCCATGGAGTAATCGGTGTTCAGAAAATTGGGGGCGGCCTTTTCCCAGGCGCTGTCGAAGCTCAACATGAAGACGTCCATGACCCGGCGGTGGTAGACGTACAGCCCGCCGGATACGATGGTTCCATCCTTCTTGAGAAGCAGCAATTGCGCCTTCCCGCGCGGTACCAAGGTATGAAACAGCTGCTCGAACAAGCGCAACTCGAGGGGCGTCGCGCCGATCTCCTGATGGCGCTTCCGATGAATCTGATACCAGGCCGAGAGGTCCTCGTCCGACTTGCAGAAGCTGATGTCGAAGCCGGCCTTTCGTCCACGGTTGACGTTGTTGCGATGGCCATGGTTGCGGCGTACCGGTTGATCGAGCGGCACGTATTGCGTGAAGTTTTCAAAGACGAAATCGGGCTGGAGAGTCCGCTCGTACAGGGCCGAATCATCGGCGAACGGGTTCGTGATGACGCTCAGCGTCAGACAGCGGTGCTGCTCGGCCAAAGACAATGCCCGCTCGAGCAGGAGTCGATACACCTCGGCCTTGGTGGCGGGTTCAAGGCCAGGCCGGCACAAGATCCCCCCGAGCGGGCCCGGTTGCGGGACCGATGTGAGGATATTCCCGGCGCTCCCACGATACAGGTACAGCGGGAGTGCGCCGAGATCCCGATGCTCATCCGCGCAAAGCAGAAACAGCGGCTCATCCGGCCCCAGCGATCCGATGGCCTCACACCAGGCCATCGACTGTTGGATGCAGGCGTCCGGACACTCGTCGAAGAGCCGCTCATAGCGCTCGACCAGCGTGCGTTGACTCAGGTCGACATCAAAAACCTGCAGCATGGCCCTCCACCGACGTCTGTTCACGCACCAGGCTCGAGAGGGCCGCGCTCACCTGCGCGACCTGGCCTTCGGGCATCT
This portion of the Nitrospiraceae bacterium genome encodes:
- the gmd gene encoding GDP-mannose 4,6-dehydratase — encoded protein: MKRALITGITGQDGSYLAELLLGKGYEVHGIVRRASTFNTGRIDHLFQDPHEAGARLHLHYGDLANSEQLANVVYNIRPDEIYNLGAQSHVKVSFDMPEYTGEVTGMGVTRLLEAIRRSGITTRFYQASSSELYGDSPAPQSELTPFRPRSPYAAAKLYAYWMTANYREGYNLWACNGILFNHESPRRGPTFVTRKITMGVAAILAGKQDKLYLGNLDAKRDWGYAPDYVEAMWLMLQQERPDDFVIGTGEVRTVKDFVQAAFDHVGLDWREHVVVDPRYYRPTEVTHLLADASKAKSQLGWTPRVTFTELVKIMVDADVRAMRNEPEGRRMRPIESLAA
- a CDS encoding SDR family NAD(P)-dependent oxidoreductase translates to MKGTRILITGGAGLIGSHIADLLVREGVGEIVVLDNFSRGRRENLAWAMQHGKVTLIEGDIRNTDQVARAMKGIEIVFHQAAIRITQCAKEPRLALEVLADGTFNVLEAAVQAGVKKVVAASSASIYGLAEEFPTTEHHHPYNNRTLYGAAKAFNEGLLRSFNDMYGLPYVALRYFNVYGPRMDVYGAYTEVLIRWMERIAQGQAPIILGDGTQTMDFVYVEDIARANVLAAKSSVTDEVFNVATEVETSLNDLARQLLGVMGCSLRPEHGPPRAVNPVPRRLASTEKAARMLGFKAQTSLEQGLRRLVDWWRATLALEQDAKRRAA
- a CDS encoding radical SAM protein yields the protein MATPSPVYSFATPAAEDFPSIITLENTNVCNLRCVHCPQGQGFPDRPDYHATYMDWDIYTKAIDEISRYPITLLRYSPDGEALIHPQFLDQTAYAKAKGVKPVGLTTNGMLLDNPAIEQGKRHPRKTMMERLLEIGIDLIDISLDAAKKDSYERIRVGADYHRVWSNIHRLLYLRDRLKAQTKIMLSIIVQPEITQAEVDEFVKYWTPLVDRVIVRGYLSNLGLTPDKPGTVVDQMKGVERWPCPQLWKRITIGCDGSIRFCVVDWLEKTAIGMVGTHSIRELWHSEEYARLRKAHLEKRFSDAHHLCGPCTDWMGMRWEWGFELAVDAVMGKRKVADAPPPMPATGSQGNLVPLASIGRNAA
- a CDS encoding GNAT family N-acetyltransferase, encoding MLQVFDVDLSQRTLVERYERLFDECPDACIQQSMAWCEAIGSLGPDEPLFLLCADEHRDLGALPLYLYRGSAGNILTSVPQPGPLGGILCRPGLEPATKAEVYRLLLERALSLAEQHRCLTLSVITNPFADDSALYERTLQPDFVFENFTQYVPLDQPVRRNHGHRNNVNRGRKAGFDISFCKSDEDLSAWYQIHRKRHQEIGATPLELRLFEQLFHTLVPRGKAQLLLLKKDGTIVSGGLYVYHRRVMDVFMLSFDSAWEKAAPNFLNTDYSMEWARGQGLTVYNWQSSANKRCGVYEYKRQWGSLDRPYHFLTKMFGSPDRIKALGPEGIKREYPWHYVVPFGVFETNFAQQRFAKG